A genomic stretch from Leptospira neocaledonica includes:
- a CDS encoding BrnT family toxin, giving the protein MSSIDFEWDSAKNSSNKRKHGISFEEAKTVFYDENARIINDPDHSDNEERFIILGFSHKLNLLMVSHCYRSSKDVIRIISARKATKSESKQYETFL; this is encoded by the coding sequence ATGTCGTCAATCGACTTTGAATGGGATTCAGCAAAAAACTCTTCCAATAAAAGAAAGCATGGTATTTCTTTTGAAGAAGCTAAAACAGTCTTCTATGATGAAAACGCTAGGATTATTAATGATCCGGATCATTCCGATAATGAAGAAAGATTCATCATTCTTGGATTTAGTCATAAACTGAATTTACTTATGGTTTCACACTGTTACAGATCATCTAAAGACGTAATTAGAATTATTTCTGCAAGAAAAGCTACAAAATCTGAATCTAAACAATACGAGACATTTTTATGA